Proteins found in one Paraburkholderia caballeronis genomic segment:
- a CDS encoding acetyl-CoA C-acetyltransferase, which translates to MSETQQDPIVIASAARTPLAAFQGEFAGFTAPYLGSVAILAAVQRAGLAPEQVGEVVMGCVLPAGQGQAPARQAALGAGLPLATGATTVNKMCGSGMRAAMFAHDMLVAGSADVIVAGGMESMTNAPYLLPKARGGMRMGHGVVLDHMFLDGLEDAYDKGRLMGTFAEECAREFDFSRERQDAFAIESLVRAKRANEDGSFAWEIAPVKVPGRNGDVTVARDEQPFRANLDKIPTLRPAFAKDGTVTAANSSSISDGAAALVLMRASTAERLGVTPLARVTGHSTFAQQPSKFTTAPVGALAKLFDKTGWRAADVDLFEINEAFAVVTMAAMKEHGLPHDRVNVNGGACALGHPIGASGARIIVTLLGALRARGGRRGVASLCIGGGEATALGVELL; encoded by the coding sequence ATGAGTGAGACACAGCAGGACCCGATCGTCATCGCCTCGGCGGCGCGTACGCCGCTGGCCGCGTTCCAGGGCGAGTTCGCCGGCTTCACCGCGCCGTATCTCGGCTCGGTCGCGATCCTCGCCGCCGTCCAGCGCGCGGGCCTCGCGCCCGAGCAGGTGGGCGAGGTCGTGATGGGCTGCGTGCTGCCCGCGGGCCAGGGCCAGGCGCCCGCGCGCCAGGCGGCGCTCGGCGCGGGGCTGCCGCTCGCGACCGGCGCGACGACGGTCAACAAGATGTGCGGCTCCGGCATGCGCGCGGCGATGTTCGCGCACGACATGCTGGTCGCGGGCTCGGCGGACGTGATCGTCGCGGGCGGCATGGAGAGCATGACGAACGCGCCGTACCTGCTGCCGAAGGCGCGCGGCGGGATGCGCATGGGGCATGGCGTCGTGCTCGACCACATGTTCCTCGACGGGCTGGAGGACGCATACGACAAGGGCCGTCTGATGGGCACGTTCGCGGAAGAATGCGCGCGCGAGTTCGACTTCTCGCGCGAGCGCCAGGACGCGTTCGCAATCGAGTCGCTCGTGCGCGCGAAGCGCGCGAACGAGGACGGCTCGTTCGCGTGGGAGATCGCGCCGGTCAAGGTGCCGGGCCGCAACGGCGACGTGACGGTCGCGCGCGACGAGCAGCCGTTCCGCGCGAACCTCGACAAGATCCCGACGCTGCGCCCCGCGTTCGCGAAGGACGGCACGGTCACGGCGGCGAATTCGTCGTCGATCTCGGACGGCGCGGCGGCGCTCGTGCTGATGCGCGCATCGACCGCCGAACGGCTCGGCGTGACGCCGCTCGCGCGCGTGACCGGCCATTCGACGTTCGCGCAGCAGCCGTCGAAGTTCACGACCGCGCCGGTCGGCGCGCTCGCGAAGCTGTTCGACAAGACCGGCTGGCGCGCGGCCGACGTCGATCTATTCGAGATCAACGAGGCGTTCGCCGTCGTCACGATGGCCGCGATGAAGGAGCACGGCCTGCCGCACGACAGGGTGAACGTGAACGGCGGCGCGTGCGCGCTCGGCCATCCGATCGGGGCATCGGGCGCGCGGATCATCGTCACGCTGCTCGGCGCGCTGCGCGCACGCGGCGGCCGGCGCGGCGTCGCGAGCCTGTGCATCGGCGGCGGCGAGGCCACCGCGCTCGGCGTCGAACTGCTGTAG